In Ruminococcaceae bacterium BL-4, one DNA window encodes the following:
- the tmk gene encoding Thymidylate kinase — translation MAGKLIAIEGLDGSGKETQTKLLCEALSSRKIVFQKISFPDYESPSSSLVKMYLNGDFGNQPGDVNAYAASSFYAVDRFASYRRYWKKAYDRGDLIIADRYTTSNLVFQLPKVEKEKWGEFLKWLEDYEYEKLGLPKPNLTFYLEMPEEVSEQLLNERYHGDESQKDIHEKDCSFQHACRESAAFAAQTLKWQIIHCVENGRLRTPEEIHREMAQKINKEFSAYAIV, via the coding sequence TTGGCTGGAAAACTGATTGCAATAGAAGGCTTGGATGGAAGCGGAAAAGAAACACAGACAAAGCTTCTTTGCGAAGCACTGTCTTCCCGGAAAATAGTATTTCAGAAGATTTCTTTTCCAGACTATGAAAGTCCTTCCTCGTCTCTTGTAAAGATGTATCTTAACGGTGATTTTGGAAATCAACCGGGAGATGTCAATGCTTATGCGGCTTCGTCTTTTTATGCGGTAGACCGATTTGCTTCTTATAGGCGTTATTGGAAAAAAGCGTATGATCGGGGAGACCTGATTATTGCGGATCGCTATACAACCAGCAATTTGGTTTTTCAGCTTCCGAAGGTTGAAAAAGAAAAATGGGGCGAATTCCTCAAATGGCTGGAAGACTATGAATATGAAAAATTGGGACTGCCGAAGCCGAATCTGACTTTTTATTTGGAAATGCCCGAAGAAGTATCAGAGCAGCTTTTAAATGAGAGATATCATGGGGATGAAAGTCAGAAGGATATCCATGAGAAAGATTGTTCTTTTCAGCATGCCTGCCGTGAGTCAGCTGCATTTGCGGCTCAGACTCTCAAATGGCAGATTATACATTGTGTGGAAAATGGCCGCTTGCGTACTCCGGAAGAAATTCACCGCGAGATGGCCCAAAAGATAAATAAGGAGTTTTCAGCATATGCTATCGTTTAA
- the thyX gene encoding Flavin-dependent thymidylate synthase → MATVTLLCYTPMPEKLVASAAKLCYSPTNIQNIQEGLDEEKISHFVKMLADLGHDSPIEHASFTFGIEGVSRSLMAQITRHRIASFSVQSQRYVAESHFEYVIPPEIESIPEAKQEFLKAMEEDQEHYEHLTALLKEKHEKEWLSKGFSPKQAASKAQKQSIEDARFVLPNACTTKMICTMNARSLRHFFSLRCCNRAQWEIRDVAIQMLALVKKVAPDLFAVSGPSCVRGACSEGKMSCGKAEEVRSYFKGIGEE, encoded by the coding sequence GTGGCAACAGTTACATTGCTTTGCTATACACCTATGCCTGAAAAGCTCGTCGCCAGTGCAGCGAAACTTTGCTATTCTCCGACAAACATTCAAAATATTCAGGAAGGGCTTGACGAAGAGAAAATTTCACATTTTGTGAAAATGCTGGCTGATTTAGGCCATGATAGTCCAATTGAACATGCTTCTTTTACTTTTGGCATTGAAGGCGTTTCTCGTTCTCTTATGGCTCAGATCACTCGGCACCGGATTGCAAGTTTCAGTGTTCAGAGCCAAAGATATGTTGCAGAATCTCATTTTGAATATGTGATTCCGCCGGAAATCGAATCTATTCCGGAAGCAAAACAAGAATTTTTGAAAGCAATGGAAGAAGATCAGGAACATTATGAGCATCTGACAGCTCTTTTAAAAGAGAAGCATGAAAAGGAGTGGCTCTCTAAAGGTTTTTCTCCCAAACAAGCGGCTTCTAAAGCTCAAAAACAATCGATTGAAGACGCACGTTTCGTCCTTCCAAATGCCTGCACGACAAAGATGATTTGTACCATGAATGCACGCAGCCTTCGTCACTTCTTTTCTTTGCGTTGTTGTAATCGAGCACAGTGGGAGATTCGTGATGTAGCAATTCAGATGTTGGCACTTGTTAAAAAAGTTGCCCCGGATCTTTTTGCTGTTTCAGGACCTTCTTGTGTGCGGGGAGCTTGTTCCGAGGGGAAAATGTCCTGCGGAAAAGCAGAGGAAGTGCGCTCGTATTTTAAAGGAATCGGGGAAGAATAA
- a CDS encoding conserved protein of unknown function (Evidence 4 : Unknown function but conserved in other organisms), whose amino-acid sequence MQQNNEVQQNGCFKEAVCVDAQRVYDSCSSKDCLEDLQVFFATSKRPTIEHCASVRLRNVDVITTYVNMEPVPFNKGFYSVDMTFVFDVCVDVYTAPASCPIPVHGLSLFTKKAILYGSDGNVKLFTSGHPCDDSVPPENGKVLPKAVVQVADPVGLSARVCDARPGCNCGYQVPEEISKQFGGDFDTECARNIYITIGLFSIVQIVRNVQMLIPAYDFCFPAKECANSNSDDPCEMFKKIDFPTDEFFPPKASECGCNKDSN is encoded by the coding sequence ATGCAACAAAACAATGAAGTACAGCAAAACGGCTGTTTTAAAGAAGCCGTCTGTGTTGATGCTCAGCGCGTCTACGACTCATGCAGTTCTAAAGACTGCCTGGAAGATCTACAGGTATTCTTTGCTACCAGCAAGCGCCCTACGATAGAGCACTGTGCAAGTGTCCGTCTGCGCAATGTGGATGTGATCACAACTTATGTCAATATGGAGCCAGTCCCATTTAACAAAGGCTTTTATTCCGTTGATATGACCTTTGTGTTTGACGTTTGCGTTGATGTCTATACGGCACCAGCTTCCTGCCCTATTCCGGTACACGGGCTTTCCCTGTTCACCAAAAAGGCAATTCTTTATGGCAGTGATGGAAATGTAAAACTCTTTACATCCGGTCATCCTTGTGATGATAGCGTTCCACCGGAAAATGGAAAAGTTCTTCCGAAAGCTGTTGTACAGGTTGCGGATCCTGTGGGCCTCTCTGCACGGGTCTGCGATGCTCGCCCCGGATGCAACTGCGGCTACCAGGTACCAGAAGAAATCAGCAAACAATTTGGCGGAGACTTTGATACGGAATGCGCAAGGAACATCTATATTACAATCGGATTGTTCTCAATTGTACAAATTGTACGCAACGTTCAGATGCTGATCCCAGCTTATGATTTTTGCTTCCCAGCAAAAGAATGCGCCAACAGCAACAGTGATGATCCCTGCGAAATGTTTAAGAAGATCGACTTTCCTACCGACGAATTTTTCCCGCCCAAAGCCAGCGAGTGCGGATGCAATAAGGATTCTAACTAA
- the pcrA gene encoding ATP-dependent DNA helicase PcrA, with protein sequence MSKSREQLRKEFLEKQFSRMNDRQKEAVFCVKGPLLILAGAGSGKTTVLVNRIANLIRFGNAYHSDWFQRSFTEEEEQTLASALENGEEVPQTIQSHLAAESCYPYQILAITFTNKAAGELKNRLMSMLGEDGNEIWASTFHSTCARILRRYGDKIGYSNHFTIYDTDDSKRLMKECLKELHIDEKILPIKTVLNQISHAKDSVISPEDYLKAAGNDNRLLSIGKAYELYQRRLKEANAMDFDDLICNAVKLLSEHSDVLEYYQNKFRYIMVDEYQDTNHAQYLLIKLLAQKNQNLCVVGDDDQSIYKFRGATIENIMSFEKTFPNAKVIRLEQNYRSTQTILNAANAVISNNTERKGKTLWTKNPAGSLVHVHSALSEQDEADYISKEILDGVAKERKFSDYAILYRMNSQSSTLERHFVKSGIPYRIIGGLRFYERKEIRDMISYLSVINNPNDEIRLRRIINQPKRSIGDKTITQAAEIAAALDQSLFSVIENADQYPSLSRSAPKLQQFSIMMNELIQAAKDPKIGLKELYELMLDKTDYIASLKVGVEEGAQERLENINELSSNLQQYQEDNGEEASLEGFLEEVSLMTDIDNYDGEADSVVMMTMHSAKGLEFPIVFLPGFEEGIFPGMQAIYNPHEIEEERRLAYVAITRAKEELYILHANNRMIFGTTQRNRPSRFLEEIPAELTEKTESRSWKKPEEGTALPISRKDSQRADTVASRKFGPSQSLKSHPTGVTFAPGDSVRHKTFGHGMVLSVSPMGNDMLLEIAFDSIGTKKLMANFARLTKE encoded by the coding sequence ATGAGTAAAAGTAGGGAACAATTAAGAAAAGAATTTTTGGAAAAACAGTTTTCAAGGATGAATGATCGACAGAAAGAGGCGGTCTTTTGTGTAAAAGGACCACTCTTAATTCTAGCGGGAGCAGGCAGTGGAAAGACGACTGTTTTGGTCAACCGAATCGCTAATTTGATCCGGTTTGGAAACGCATATCACAGTGATTGGTTTCAGCGGTCTTTTACAGAAGAAGAGGAACAAACGCTCGCTTCTGCGCTGGAAAATGGAGAAGAGGTTCCGCAGACAATTCAATCTCATTTGGCAGCTGAATCATGCTATCCGTACCAGATCCTGGCGATTACGTTTACGAATAAAGCCGCAGGGGAACTGAAAAACAGGCTGATGTCTATGCTTGGAGAAGACGGAAATGAAATTTGGGCCAGCACGTTTCATTCAACCTGTGCGAGAATTTTGCGCCGTTATGGCGATAAAATCGGGTATAGCAATCATTTTACGATTTATGATACTGACGATAGTAAACGTTTGATGAAAGAGTGCCTGAAAGAGCTTCATATTGATGAGAAGATCCTTCCGATTAAGACGGTTCTCAATCAGATTTCTCATGCAAAGGACAGCGTGATTTCTCCCGAAGATTACTTGAAGGCTGCTGGAAACGATAATCGTCTGCTTTCCATCGGAAAGGCGTATGAACTTTATCAGCGCCGTTTAAAGGAAGCAAATGCGATGGATTTTGATGATTTGATTTGTAATGCTGTCAAATTGCTTTCGGAACATTCAGATGTCTTGGAATATTATCAGAATAAATTTCGTTATATCATGGTGGATGAGTATCAGGATACCAACCATGCGCAGTACTTATTAATCAAACTGCTTGCACAAAAGAACCAAAATCTCTGTGTGGTCGGCGATGATGATCAGAGCATTTATAAATTCCGCGGGGCTACCATCGAAAATATCATGAGTTTTGAAAAGACTTTTCCAAACGCCAAGGTAATTCGTCTGGAACAGAATTATCGTTCTACACAGACTATTTTGAATGCAGCAAATGCGGTTATTTCCAATAATACCGAAAGAAAAGGAAAAACTCTTTGGACAAAGAATCCTGCCGGGAGTTTGGTCCATGTACATTCTGCTTTAAGTGAGCAGGATGAGGCGGATTACATTTCGAAAGAGATTCTGGACGGTGTTGCAAAAGAAAGAAAATTCAGCGATTATGCGATCCTTTATCGTATGAATTCGCAGTCCAGTACTTTGGAACGTCATTTCGTAAAATCAGGAATTCCTTACCGGATTATCGGCGGACTCCGCTTCTATGAACGCAAGGAAATTCGCGATATGATTTCTTATCTAAGCGTAATCAATAATCCAAATGATGAAATTCGTTTGAGAAGAATTATCAATCAGCCAAAACGCAGTATTGGAGATAAAACAATTACACAGGCAGCCGAAATTGCAGCTGCATTGGATCAGTCCCTATTTTCGGTGATTGAGAATGCAGACCAGTATCCTTCTTTAAGCAGATCGGCTCCGAAACTTCAGCAGTTTTCCATCATGATGAATGAACTGATACAGGCGGCAAAAGATCCCAAGATTGGTCTTAAAGAACTTTATGAATTAATGTTAGACAAGACTGATTACATAGCAAGTCTGAAGGTCGGTGTGGAAGAAGGCGCACAGGAACGGCTGGAAAACATCAATGAGTTAAGCTCCAATTTGCAGCAGTATCAAGAAGATAATGGGGAAGAAGCTTCTCTGGAAGGATTCCTTGAAGAAGTTTCTCTGATGACGGATATTGATAATTATGACGGAGAGGCCGATTCCGTTGTTATGATGACGATGCACTCGGCGAAGGGACTGGAATTTCCAATCGTATTTCTACCGGGATTTGAAGAGGGGATTTTTCCGGGCATGCAGGCAATTTATAATCCGCACGAGATCGAAGAAGAGAGGCGCCTTGCTTATGTGGCGATTACCAGGGCAAAGGAAGAGCTTTATATCCTGCATGCGAATAACCGGATGATATTTGGTACCACTCAGCGGAATCGTCCCAGTCGCTTTTTGGAAGAGATCCCGGCGGAATTGACCGAAAAGACAGAGTCAAGATCTTGGAAAAAGCCTGAGGAAGGAACAGCTCTCCCAATTTCCAGAAAGGATAGTCAGAGAGCAGATACAGTAGCTTCACGAAAATTTGGCCCTTCGCAGTCTTTGAAGAGCCATCCCACAGGTGTAACGTTTGCCCCCGGGGATTCAGTGCGCCATAAGACTTTTGGGCATGGAATGGTATTGTCTGTTAGTCCAATGGGAAATGATATGCTTCTTGAAATTGCATTTGATTCCATTGGAACAAAAAAACTGATGGCGAATTTTGCTCGCTTGACAAAAGAATAA
- the oadB gene encoding Oxaloacetate decarboxylase beta chain 2 — protein sequence MGILQGLWNSVQNMFSSSGFASNDWKNYIMIGIACILLYFAVAKRFEPLLLFPIAFGMLLVNVFPGIMAAPSSEMQPLMQYMAAHPGVNVMYPIVTMNGAEYVQVSQAGGLFYYLYQGVKLGIYPPLIFFCIGAMTDFGPLIASPKSLILGAAAQLGVFLAFIVAVLIGNLGIPGLSFTLRQAGSIGMIGAADSSTVVFVANRLAPELLGPIAVVTYFYIAFLPMIQPPIMRLLTTKEERMIVMTQLRPVSKLEKILFPIIITILVALLLPDAAPLVGMLMLGNLMREFGATLKLPDTIQNTLMTILVVLLGVTVGATATGKAFLNAQTLGIILLGLIAIKIGTAGGILFGKILCWATHGKINPLIGSAGVSAVPMAARVSQKVGQEENPENFLLTHAMGPNAAGIIYSAVVAGTFLSILR from the coding sequence ATGGGAATTTTACAGGGCCTATGGAATTCGGTTCAAAATATGTTTAGTTCTTCCGGCTTTGCCTCTAATGATTGGAAAAATTACATAATGATTGGGATTGCCTGCATATTGCTTTATTTTGCAGTGGCAAAGCGATTTGAGCCCTTACTGCTTTTTCCGATTGCATTTGGAATGCTTTTAGTCAATGTATTTCCCGGGATTATGGCAGCACCTTCATCCGAAATGCAGCCGTTGATGCAGTATATGGCAGCACATCCCGGAGTAAACGTTATGTATCCTATCGTCACAATGAATGGTGCAGAATATGTACAGGTATCTCAAGCAGGAGGCTTGTTTTACTATCTTTATCAAGGTGTAAAGTTAGGAATCTATCCGCCGCTGATCTTTTTCTGTATTGGTGCTATGACGGATTTTGGACCTTTGATTGCGAGTCCCAAAAGTCTTATTCTGGGAGCTGCAGCACAGCTTGGTGTTTTTTTAGCCTTTATCGTAGCTGTATTAATTGGGAATCTCGGAATTCCGGGCCTTTCATTTACACTTCGTCAAGCTGGTTCCATTGGAATGATTGGAGCAGCAGACAGCTCAACCGTAGTTTTTGTGGCCAATCGACTGGCACCGGAGCTTTTGGGGCCGATTGCAGTTGTTACTTATTTTTATATAGCGTTCCTTCCAATGATTCAGCCACCGATTATGCGCCTACTGACAACAAAAGAAGAGCGCATGATTGTGATGACACAGTTAAGACCTGTTTCTAAATTGGAAAAAATACTGTTTCCAATTATTATTACAATTTTAGTTGCGCTGCTTTTGCCGGATGCGGCTCCATTGGTTGGAATGCTGATGCTTGGAAATTTGATGCGTGAATTCGGTGCAACCTTGAAACTGCCCGATACCATTCAGAATACGTTGATGACTATTTTGGTTGTACTTTTAGGTGTTACAGTTGGCGCAACAGCTACTGGAAAAGCTTTTTTGAATGCACAGACACTAGGGATTATTTTGCTGGGGCTGATAGCTATTAAAATTGGAACAGCCGGAGGGATCCTTTTTGGGAAAATTTTGTGCTGGGCAACGCATGGAAAGATCAATCCTTTAATTGGTTCGGCAGGGGTATCAGCAGTACCGATGGCAGCGCGTGTTTCACAGAAAGTGGGGCAGGAGGAAAATCCTGAAAACTTCCTTTTGACACATGCTATGGGGCCGAATGCGGCCGGAATCATTTATTCTGCGGTGGTGGCCGGAACCTTTTTAAGTATTCTTAGATAA
- a CDS encoding putative Sodium pump decarboxylases, gamma subunit (Evidence 3 : Putative function from multiple computational evidences) produces MRLESSVNDNQISVTVLLTGIVIVFAVLVLLLLVMKAYSSVQKLKQGPEESCKSCEEPEKSSIQKGKEEPSVAVQTMNRPFTSNQQVPGEILAVLSAAAQTELASSREAQIHGEVLAAISGAVYTIYGAEVAVQNVSRSVEPQKSSRYQTEHKSRRLRSAWAQAGIFQNTRPF; encoded by the coding sequence ATGAGATTAGAATCATCAGTAAATGATAATCAGATTTCAGTTACCGTTTTGTTAACTGGTATTGTGATCGTTTTTGCTGTCTTGGTTCTTTTACTCTTAGTGATGAAAGCATATTCAAGTGTACAGAAGCTTAAACAAGGTCCTGAAGAATCTTGTAAGAGTTGTGAAGAACCAGAAAAGAGTTCCATTCAGAAGGGAAAGGAGGAACCATCCGTGGCAGTTCAGACAATGAATCGGCCTTTTACCTCAAATCAGCAGGTTCCCGGAGAAATTTTGGCGGTCCTTTCTGCAGCAGCGCAGACGGAATTAGCCAGCTCCCGAGAGGCACAGATTCATGGAGAAGTTTTGGCAGCAATTTCAGGAGCAGTTTATACAATATATGGAGCAGAAGTTGCAGTGCAGAACGTAAGTCGTTCAGTAGAACCGCAGAAATCCAGTAGATATCAGACAGAACATAAAAGCCGTCGTTTACGTTCAGCATGGGCTCAGGCAGGTATTTTCCAAAATACGCGTCCATTTTAA
- a CDS encoding AraC family transcriptional regulator: MTSDEFRHSFKGSKYNLGLAVYSCGIQRCAPNHSWGPAIRDHYLIHYIVSGYGTFSAEGKSWRLSAGQVFLVKPNIIASYRADSDFPWEYCWVGFNGSDAPHLMEQTGLLSGGPVFDCGKENSCKDLIMKIISVSGSGDSNEAKMESCLLWFLSYLMDHFGKKADTCESGFHYVQKAMRFIDRSYSMPIGIGQIAASAEISRSHLYRLFVQYLKMPPNEYLTHYRLQKALFFLKEKKLSVGEAAYSAGFSDPLYFSRVFKKHMGFPPSQYIKNPIIVEEES, encoded by the coding sequence ATGACAAGTGATGAATTTCGCCATTCATTTAAAGGCAGCAAATATAATCTTGGGTTGGCCGTTTACAGCTGTGGGATTCAGCGCTGTGCTCCCAATCATTCTTGGGGGCCTGCCATCCGTGACCACTATTTAATCCATTATATTGTCAGCGGATACGGTACTTTTTCCGCCGAAGGAAAGAGTTGGCGTCTTTCTGCCGGACAAGTCTTTCTGGTAAAACCAAACATAATTGCTTCTTACCGCGCAGACTCGGATTTTCCATGGGAATACTGCTGGGTTGGTTTTAACGGAAGTGATGCTCCTCATCTGATGGAACAGACCGGTCTTCTGAGCGGTGGCCCTGTTTTTGATTGTGGAAAAGAAAACTCCTGCAAAGATCTGATCATGAAAATCATTTCAGTTTCGGGGTCTGGAGATAGTAATGAAGCCAAAATGGAAAGTTGCCTCTTATGGTTTTTGTCCTATCTAATGGATCACTTCGGAAAAAAAGCAGATACTTGTGAATCCGGATTTCACTATGTTCAGAAAGCAATGCGCTTTATTGACCGCAGCTATTCTATGCCGATCGGAATCGGCCAGATCGCAGCAAGCGCAGAAATTTCACGCAGTCATCTTTATCGACTCTTTGTACAATATCTGAAAATGCCGCCCAATGAATATTTGACCCACTATCGCCTACAAAAAGCACTTTTTTTCTTGAAAGAGAAAAAGTTAAGTGTAGGCGAAGCTGCATATTCCGCTGGGTTTTCTGACCCTTTATACTTTTCCCGGGTTTTTAAAAAGCATATGGGATTCCCACCCAGTCAATATATTAAGAATCCAATCATAGTAGAGGAGGAATCATAA
- a CDS encoding conserved protein of unknown function (Evidence 4 : Unknown function but conserved in other organisms): protein MSKPTERISEWSQKIENYQAVSWDRLPEIYLYMDQVLTFMEKQLSLFERDEHAGLLSSSMINNYVKAGVLPRPKSKKYNRSHLALLTIVCLLKQVLSLQDIHALLKTSLDTQSESQLYNAFCKAQKTSIEEVCKRVDSAAQEGDSTLTKLAMDLSIEADARRVAAERILSEQQKGTIEKNLDK from the coding sequence ATGAGCAAACCAACCGAGCGAATTTCCGAATGGTCTCAAAAAATTGAAAATTATCAAGCAGTCTCATGGGACCGACTTCCTGAAATTTATCTCTATATGGATCAAGTCCTTACTTTTATGGAAAAACAACTCTCTCTATTTGAACGGGATGAACACGCAGGACTGCTTTCTTCCAGTATGATTAATAACTATGTAAAGGCAGGGGTTCTACCTCGCCCAAAATCAAAAAAATACAATCGTTCTCACCTTGCTCTTTTGACAATTGTCTGTCTTTTAAAACAAGTCCTTTCCCTTCAGGATATTCACGCTCTCTTAAAAACATCACTTGACACCCAAAGTGAAAGTCAACTTTACAACGCTTTTTGTAAAGCGCAGAAAACATCGATTGAAGAAGTGTGCAAAAGAGTTGATAGTGCTGCTCAAGAAGGAGACTCAACATTGACAAAGCTTGCAATGGATCTCTCAATTGAAGCAGATGCACGCAGAGTAGCAGCTGAACGAATCTTGAGCGAACAGCAAAAGGGGACCATTGAAAAAAATCTTGACAAATAA
- a CDS encoding Transcriptional regulator, TetR family: MGYNDRKRQEKEIKQKDIIDAAERVFFSKGFENASMDEVAKEAEFSKRTVYLYFNSKEQIYFEVMIRGYRLMIQMIENSFQTKPPRNALEELHNIFFTFFEFSRDYPEYFKAIMEYETKDSNNQLSVKNESKAECYRLGETIFGYLFHALQKGVAEGTLRSGLDTEQAALILWACTIGVYNTGKKKGDYLKNYHGVDPNEFISQSFQLIMQLIDRNGENKNEKGA, encoded by the coding sequence ATGGGATACAACGATAGAAAACGACAAGAGAAAGAAATCAAGCAAAAAGATATTATCGATGCTGCAGAACGAGTCTTTTTTTCCAAAGGGTTTGAAAATGCATCGATGGATGAAGTAGCCAAGGAAGCAGAGTTTAGCAAACGAACTGTCTATCTCTATTTCAACAGCAAGGAACAAATTTATTTTGAGGTTATGATCAGAGGGTACCGATTGATGATTCAAATGATTGAAAACAGTTTCCAAACGAAACCACCGCGGAACGCCTTAGAAGAATTGCACAACATCTTTTTCACCTTTTTTGAGTTCAGCCGAGATTACCCGGAATATTTTAAGGCAATCATGGAATATGAAACAAAAGATTCGAATAATCAGCTTAGCGTGAAGAACGAATCCAAAGCAGAATGCTATCGGTTAGGCGAGACGATTTTCGGGTATCTTTTTCATGCACTGCAAAAGGGCGTTGCAGAAGGAACCCTCCGCAGTGGACTTGATACCGAACAAGCTGCCTTAATTTTATGGGCATGTACAATCGGAGTTTACAACACGGGAAAGAAAAAAGGTGATTATCTAAAAAATTATCATGGTGTTGACCCCAATGAGTTTATATCACAATCCTTTCAGTTGATTATGCAACTGATCGACAGAAATGGAGAAAATAAAAATGAAAAAGGCGCTTAA
- a CDS encoding conserved protein of unknown function (Evidence 4 : Unknown function but conserved in other organisms) — protein MKKALKIGSFILAGIAVLCLILIIILYCISGGSMKQTYMEPWSKNYAEKYSDVRVRLAAAGLLAASNHNMQPWKISLDESDPMVFYLYADSSRTTKEVDPYARQMMISQGTFLEYAAVAGEKEGYRADISLFPDGTYDESNLAESMDSKPVAKITLTKTQPQSSTLYDTLFLPDTNRDAYQPEKLTDSQISALESLSSMNNVSIKLYQDQENLNNIGNFALQSATIEAGVTRVMDESNAIFRANEYQKNEYRYGYSVEGQGTSGFMKDILQGLVTLFPSMNTGKSASQNFINSTKTSVEHTPAYAMIITTGNNRLEQVESGMIYSKLVLTGHTLNLAMQPLSQVLEEYPEMESPYTEFKEAYTPDGGTVQMLFRVGIATKSVPLSMRRDVQDLIKSN, from the coding sequence ATGAAAAAGGCGCTTAAAATAGGAAGCTTTATTTTAGCTGGCATTGCTGTACTATGTCTCATCTTAATAATTATACTTTACTGTATTAGTGGAGGATCTATGAAGCAAACATATATGGAACCTTGGTCAAAAAATTATGCTGAAAAGTATTCTGATGTAAGAGTACGCCTTGCTGCCGCCGGATTGCTCGCAGCGAGCAATCACAATATGCAGCCCTGGAAAATAAGCCTCGACGAATCTGATCCCATGGTATTTTATCTTTATGCCGACAGCTCACGTACAACGAAAGAAGTCGATCCCTATGCCAGACAGATGATGATTTCACAGGGAACGTTTCTAGAATATGCTGCTGTGGCGGGTGAAAAAGAAGGTTACCGTGCGGATATTTCCCTTTTCCCAGACGGCACATACGACGAATCTAATCTTGCAGAAAGTATGGATTCAAAGCCGGTCGCAAAGATTACACTTACAAAGACACAGCCCCAAAGCAGTACACTTTATGACACCCTTTTTCTTCCGGATACCAACAGAGACGCTTATCAGCCGGAAAAGCTAACTGACTCGCAGATCTCGGCTCTCGAATCACTTTCCTCTATGAATAACGTTTCCATCAAACTGTATCAAGATCAGGAAAATCTCAATAATATCGGAAATTTCGCCTTGCAAAGTGCAACAATTGAGGCAGGCGTCACCCGTGTAATGGATGAATCAAACGCCATTTTTCGAGCGAACGAATATCAGAAAAATGAATACCGCTACGGCTATTCAGTAGAAGGACAAGGCACTTCCGGTTTCATGAAAGATATTTTGCAGGGACTGGTTACGCTCTTTCCATCCATGAACACAGGAAAATCCGCCTCTCAGAATTTTATTAACTCTACCAAAACATCCGTGGAACACACTCCAGCATACGCTATGATCATAACCACTGGAAATAATCGCCTTGAGCAAGTTGAAAGCGGGATGATTTACAGCAAACTAGTACTGACTGGACATACACTAAACTTAGCGATGCAGCCTCTAAGCCAAGTACTGGAAGAATATCCCGAGATGGAGTCTCCCTATACTGAATTTAAAGAGGCTTATACACCGGATGGCGGTACCGTACAGATGCTTTTCCGTGTTGGTATTGCTACAAAAAGTGTTCCATTGAGTATGCGGCGTGACGTGCAAGATCTTATAAAATCCAATTAA